The Lycium ferocissimum isolate CSIRO_LF1 chromosome 10, AGI_CSIRO_Lferr_CH_V1, whole genome shotgun sequence genome window below encodes:
- the LOC132034395 gene encoding protein GAMETE EXPRESSED 2 isoform X5, with protein MEGFIHQHDQYGNLVPGLYEFDVEVIENGTDLIIPVTDIQFKQVGLGIQLFSFSLTEPGDFKLMIYHKEHNNSISTMPFHFTVYIGYCDGMNSIVNGSGLNDSVAGEAARFSVFLKDAYLYPSVVELEILQVQVVNEFDSYHAQASIHPTKMVNGTLCGTNLNCGALNDVELGFTPLADTKLDPRNMRFSAFDVNYIPERSGIYEIRVFCGNIPLNGGHPFRKAVSAGKVNISLSGPVKFSPKVPKLTKNDITIQLMDSYFNPVLLQQSKLKLEIGSVNRSGFSTWTFIDNEDGTYSGSYLAKDVGTYELCASFDGMRFMPCPFGVNVYTSEYFPRVQNDSVWVWEDDSIAFDALENDYFAGHNITISEFSKPGHGSTLQYGHLFRYTPFKGFYGRDSFYYTICDVNGNIASGGVDISVLSIPPQFVSVPSKLLATEDVISPRFGGFSGLEIIYSDSTENISITFSAQSGIIFLSPLLMQFWQPTWSISSMSKEVGKTTELTLTGCLEEINFAIQSLQYFGNENFYGTDTIQVSTMNKNGKNELDIPILVEPINDPPLIDLPSFVIMDQGSEEVFIFTRGRNKSAVFVGDPDLLHYPGNASRFLVMFSVEVSSGFLSTKLPANLISTTELKLKTSYQWQPLQTFVTISEHFMVKAKGIRFRGTLEDCNSVLEQLLYHGDEHRAILIVTVNDMGNYGCYPDCTEMMSMPHLVEASVSLMRERPLSSLFAHAFGSAIIIEFILVLSLSVILLFFICKCSFVLINEKRRQASQEFELSNVQNSQEGTLTEDLSDKMTRVRGCCSNFCMSNLQLSKFYPWSCLQLGIGRSPKPTNTSSKSSSDQLEMTSPSGLSPSASAKDKQLSAQLEET; from the exons ATGGAAGGTTTTATTCACCAGCACGATCAATATGGAAATCTTGTTCCAGGGTTGTATGAATTTGATGTTGAAGTTATTGAAAATGGAACAGATTTGATTATTCCTGTGACAGATATTCAATTCAAGCAGGTTGGCCTGGGTATCCAGTTGTTTTCCTTCAGCCTAACGGAACCAGGGGACTTCAAGCTTATGATATATCATAAAGAGCACAATAATTCCATCTCAACTATGCCATTTCATTTTACTGTGTATATAG GTTATTGTGATGGAATGAATAGTATTGTTaatgggtcgggtttaaatgactCTGTTGCTGGTGAAGCTGCAAGGTTCTCTGTCTTCTTGAAGGATGCTTATCTATATCCTTCAGTTGTTGAGTTAGAAATCCTGCAAGTACAAgtagtgaatgaatttgatTCCTATCATGCACAAGCAAGCATACATCCAACGAAGATGGTCAATG GAACTCTATGTGGTACAAATTTGAATTGCGGTGCACTTAATGATGTGGAACTTGGGTTTACTCCTCTGGCTGATACGAAGCTTGAT CCGAGAAACATGAGATTTAGTGCCTTTGATGTTAATTATATACCAGAGAGGAGTGGAATCTATGAAATTCGTGTATTTTGTGGAAATATTCCATTAAATGGTGGTCATCCATTCAGAAAGGCAGTAAGTGCAG GCAAAGTTAATATATCTCTTTCAGGACCTGTGAAATTCAGTCCAAAAGTACCAAAGCTGACAAAGAATGATATCACAATACAACTCATGGATTCATATTTTAATCCAGTCCTCTTACAACAGTCAAAGTTAAAGTTGGAGATTGGTTCAGTTAACAGATCAGGTTTTTCAACATGGACTTTTATTGACAATGAGGATGGCACGTATAGTGGCAGCTACCTGGCAAAGGATGTTGGCACCTATGAGTTATGTGCCTCTTTTGATGgaatgcgtttcatgccatgcCCCTTTGGTGTGAATGTATACACTA GTGAGTATTTCCCTAGAGTACAGAACGATTCGGTCTGGGTTTGGGAGGATGATTCAATTGCTTTTGATGCTCTTGAAAATGACTATTTTGCTGGCCATAACATTACAATTTCTGAATTTTCAAAG CCAGGTCATGGTTCAACTCTTCAATATGGACATCTCTTTAGATATACACCCTTCAAAGGATTCTATGGGAGGGATTCTTTCTATTATACAATATGTGACGTGAACGGGAACATTGCCTCTGGTGGTGTGGATATATCTGTTCTAAGCATCCCTCCTCAGTTCGTTTCTGTTCCAAGTAAATTGCTGGCAACTGAAGACGTTATTAGTCCGAGATTCGG TGGTTTCTCTGGACTTGAGATTATCTATTCGGATTCAACTGAAAATATCAGCATTACATTTAGTGCACAATCTGGGATCATCTTTCTGTCTCCTCTGTTAATGCAATTTTGGCAGCCAACCTGGAGTATTTCTTCTATGTCCAAAGAGGTTGGAAAGACTACTGAGTTAACTTTAACGGGTTGTTTAGAAGAAATCAATTTTGCAATTCAGTCGCTGCAGTACTTTGG GAATGAGAACTTCTATGGCACTGACACAATTCAAGTCTCTACAATGAACAAAAATGGGAAGAACGAGTTAGATATTCCTATACTGGTGGAACCTATCAATGATCCTCCGTTAATTGATCTCCCTTCTTTTGTTATTATGGATCAAGGGAGTGAAGAAGTATTCATTTTTACCAGAGGTAGGAATAAGTCTGCTGTTTTTGTTGGAGATCCAGATCTACTGCATTATCCTG GGAATGCGTCTCGTTTCTTGGTTATGTTCTCAGTGGAAGTCAGCTCTGGCTTCCTTTCAACAAAGCTTCCTGCTAACCTCATTAGCACGACTGAATTAAAGCTGAAAACCAGCTACCAGTGGCAGCCTCTTCAGACATTTGTAACCATCTCAGAACATTTTATGGTCAAAGCCAAAGGCATTAGATTTCGGGGTACACTAGAAGACTGCAACAGTGTCTTGGAGCAATTGCTATATCAT GGTGATGAACATCGTGCTATTCTTATTGTGACGGTGAATGATATGGGGAACTATGGGTGCTACCCAGACTGCACTGAAATGATGTCAATGCCTCATCTTGTTGAAGCTTCTGTTAGTCTCATGAGAGAAAGACCTCTGAGTTCATTATTTGCACATG CTTTTGGATCAGCAATTATTATTGAATTCATTCTGGTGCTTTCTCTTAGTGTGATACTTCTATTCTTCATATGCAAGTGTTCGTTTGTTCTCATTAATGAAAAAAGGAGGCAGGCATCCCAGGAATTTGAGCTCTCCAATGTCCAGAATTCCCAAGAAGGAACG TTAACTGAGGATTTATCTGATAAGATGACTCGAGTCAGAGGATGCTGTTCAAATTTCTGCATGTCTAATCTCCAGCTCTCCAAATTCTACCCATG GTCATGCCTACAGCTTGGAATTGGACGATCTCCTAAACCTACCAATACTTCTTCCAAGTCTTCAAGTGATCAGCTTGaaatgacttctccttctgggCTAAGTCCTTCAGCTTCTGCAAAAGATAAACAACTTTCAGCCCAACTGGAAGAGACTTAA
- the LOC132034395 gene encoding protein GAMETE EXPRESSED 2 isoform X2 — MANQLLLCTILVFFIISLTHQLSLSEDLAVPSFAFSWVDNNDKFVAGDVATIMVKVIGNFDPAKFKHPFNPNISVNDKMGNSSYISGVSSNFGGNFGDWRISFVPIMTGLFNVLITDDHFNVFDSSLHFQVTPGNIYPSASVVSWKNGVSEFVAGTKASLTILPKDAFGNNISSASEGLNSYNFTLSISTFNGSVANMLNFTNKGWDISGYLVVEFIVSTAGSFLLNIQGDNQTLRGCPLMFIVNPGSLDVSKCLLQWEVETKYFQIFSLMEGFIHQHDQYGNLVPGLYEFDVEVIENGTDLIIPVTDIQFKQVGLGIQLFSFSLTEPGDFKLMIYHKEHNNSISTMPFHFTVYIGYCDGMNSIVNGSGLNDSVAGEAARFSVFLKDAYLYPSVVELEILQVQVVNEFDSYHAQASIHPTKMVNGTLCGTNLNCGALNDVELGFTPLADTKLDPRNMRFSAFDVNYIPERSGIYEIRVFCGNIPLNGGHPFRKAVSAGKVNISLSGPVKFSPKVPKLTKNDITIQLMDSYFNPVLLQQSKLKLEIGSVNRSGFSTWTFIDNEDGTYSGSYLAKDVGTYELCASFDGMRFMPCPFGVNVYTSEYFPRVQNDSVWVWEDDSIAFDALENDYFAGHNITISEFSKPGHGSTLQYGHLFRYTPFKGFYGRDSFYYTICDVNGNIASGGVDISVLSIPPQFVSVPSKLLATEDVISPRFGGFSGLEIIYSDSTENISITFSAQSGIIFLSPLLMQFWQPTWSISSMSKEVGKTTELTLTGCLEEINFAIQSLQYFGNENFYGTDTIQVSTMNKNGKNELDIPILVEPINDPPLIDLPSFVIMDQGSEEVFIFTRGRNKSAVFVGDPDLLHYPGNASRFLVMFSVEVSSGFLSTKLPANLISTTELKLKTSYQWQPLQTFVTISEHFMVKAKGIRFRGTLEDCNSVLEQLLYHGDEHRAILIVTVNDMGNYGCYPDCTEMMSMPHLVEASVSLMRERPLSSLFAHAFGSAIIIEFILVLSLSVILLFFICKCSFVLINEKRRQASQEFELSNVQNSQEGTVMPTAWNWTIS, encoded by the exons ATGGCGAACCAACTTCTCCTCTGCACCATCTTAGTGTTCTTCATCATCTCTTTAACTCATCAACTTTCATTATCAG AAGATTTGGCAGTTCCTAGTTTTGCATTTAGTTGGGTGGACAACAATGATAAATTTGTGGCTGGGGATGTGGCAACCATAATGGTGAAAGTTATTGGAAATTTTGATCCTGCTAAATTCAAGCACCCTTTCAATCCCAACATCAGTGTCAATGATAAGATGGGAAATAGCTCTTACATTTCTGGAGTTTCATCAAATTTTGGTGGTAATTTTGGGGATTGGAGGATTTCTTTTGTTCCCATCATGACTGGATTGTTCAATGTGCTGATTACTGATGATCACTTCAATGTCTTTGATTCTTCACTGCATTTTCAAGTCACCCCAG GTAACATCTATCCATCTGCAAGCGTGGTGTCATGGAAAAACGGAGTGAGTGAGTTTGTAGCAGGGACGAAAGCTTCACTTACGATTCTTCCTAAAGATGCATTTGGGAATAATATCTCTTCAGCAAGTGAAGGACTGAACTCTTACAACTTTACATTGTCTATATCTACTTTCAATGGCTCCGTTGCAAATATGCTCAATTTCACCAATAAAGGATGGGATATATCTGGTTATCTTGTGGTGGAGTTTATTGTATCTACAGCTGGAAGTTTTTTACTTAATATACAAGGAGACAACCAAACATTGAGGGGCTGTCCACTAATGTTCATAGTGAACCCAG GATCTCTGGATGTTTCAAAATGTTTGTTGCAGTGGGAAGTTGAAACAAAGTATTTCCAAATATTTTCTCTGATGGAAGGTTTTATTCACCAGCACGATCAATATGGAAATCTTGTTCCAGGGTTGTATGAATTTGATGTTGAAGTTATTGAAAATGGAACAGATTTGATTATTCCTGTGACAGATATTCAATTCAAGCAGGTTGGCCTGGGTATCCAGTTGTTTTCCTTCAGCCTAACGGAACCAGGGGACTTCAAGCTTATGATATATCATAAAGAGCACAATAATTCCATCTCAACTATGCCATTTCATTTTACTGTGTATATAG GTTATTGTGATGGAATGAATAGTATTGTTaatgggtcgggtttaaatgactCTGTTGCTGGTGAAGCTGCAAGGTTCTCTGTCTTCTTGAAGGATGCTTATCTATATCCTTCAGTTGTTGAGTTAGAAATCCTGCAAGTACAAgtagtgaatgaatttgatTCCTATCATGCACAAGCAAGCATACATCCAACGAAGATGGTCAATG GAACTCTATGTGGTACAAATTTGAATTGCGGTGCACTTAATGATGTGGAACTTGGGTTTACTCCTCTGGCTGATACGAAGCTTGAT CCGAGAAACATGAGATTTAGTGCCTTTGATGTTAATTATATACCAGAGAGGAGTGGAATCTATGAAATTCGTGTATTTTGTGGAAATATTCCATTAAATGGTGGTCATCCATTCAGAAAGGCAGTAAGTGCAG GCAAAGTTAATATATCTCTTTCAGGACCTGTGAAATTCAGTCCAAAAGTACCAAAGCTGACAAAGAATGATATCACAATACAACTCATGGATTCATATTTTAATCCAGTCCTCTTACAACAGTCAAAGTTAAAGTTGGAGATTGGTTCAGTTAACAGATCAGGTTTTTCAACATGGACTTTTATTGACAATGAGGATGGCACGTATAGTGGCAGCTACCTGGCAAAGGATGTTGGCACCTATGAGTTATGTGCCTCTTTTGATGgaatgcgtttcatgccatgcCCCTTTGGTGTGAATGTATACACTA GTGAGTATTTCCCTAGAGTACAGAACGATTCGGTCTGGGTTTGGGAGGATGATTCAATTGCTTTTGATGCTCTTGAAAATGACTATTTTGCTGGCCATAACATTACAATTTCTGAATTTTCAAAG CCAGGTCATGGTTCAACTCTTCAATATGGACATCTCTTTAGATATACACCCTTCAAAGGATTCTATGGGAGGGATTCTTTCTATTATACAATATGTGACGTGAACGGGAACATTGCCTCTGGTGGTGTGGATATATCTGTTCTAAGCATCCCTCCTCAGTTCGTTTCTGTTCCAAGTAAATTGCTGGCAACTGAAGACGTTATTAGTCCGAGATTCGG TGGTTTCTCTGGACTTGAGATTATCTATTCGGATTCAACTGAAAATATCAGCATTACATTTAGTGCACAATCTGGGATCATCTTTCTGTCTCCTCTGTTAATGCAATTTTGGCAGCCAACCTGGAGTATTTCTTCTATGTCCAAAGAGGTTGGAAAGACTACTGAGTTAACTTTAACGGGTTGTTTAGAAGAAATCAATTTTGCAATTCAGTCGCTGCAGTACTTTGG GAATGAGAACTTCTATGGCACTGACACAATTCAAGTCTCTACAATGAACAAAAATGGGAAGAACGAGTTAGATATTCCTATACTGGTGGAACCTATCAATGATCCTCCGTTAATTGATCTCCCTTCTTTTGTTATTATGGATCAAGGGAGTGAAGAAGTATTCATTTTTACCAGAGGTAGGAATAAGTCTGCTGTTTTTGTTGGAGATCCAGATCTACTGCATTATCCTG GGAATGCGTCTCGTTTCTTGGTTATGTTCTCAGTGGAAGTCAGCTCTGGCTTCCTTTCAACAAAGCTTCCTGCTAACCTCATTAGCACGACTGAATTAAAGCTGAAAACCAGCTACCAGTGGCAGCCTCTTCAGACATTTGTAACCATCTCAGAACATTTTATGGTCAAAGCCAAAGGCATTAGATTTCGGGGTACACTAGAAGACTGCAACAGTGTCTTGGAGCAATTGCTATATCAT GGTGATGAACATCGTGCTATTCTTATTGTGACGGTGAATGATATGGGGAACTATGGGTGCTACCCAGACTGCACTGAAATGATGTCAATGCCTCATCTTGTTGAAGCTTCTGTTAGTCTCATGAGAGAAAGACCTCTGAGTTCATTATTTGCACATG CTTTTGGATCAGCAATTATTATTGAATTCATTCTGGTGCTTTCTCTTAGTGTGATACTTCTATTCTTCATATGCAAGTGTTCGTTTGTTCTCATTAATGAAAAAAGGAGGCAGGCATCCCAGGAATTTGAGCTCTCCAATGTCCAGAATTCCCAAGAAGGAACG GTCATGCCTACAGCTTGGAATTGGACGATCTCCTAA